The DNA window CTAATAACTTCCTCATTTATTAACTCCTTGTGATTAAAAATTGCGCATTACTTCCATTTCGGCAAAGGCCCCCACGACGGCTCTCGGATATCGCCTGTTTGAACTGACAGATGCTGCCTGGTCTGCCCGTCTCTGGAAACAGCGGATAATATACCATGCCCGTTAATCTCGGTTGCATACAAGATCATCTTGCCATTCGGCGCAAAGCTGGGAGATTCGTCGAATTTGGAATTCGTCAGTATTTGCACCTGGCGCGAACCGACTTCCTGAACTGCCACATTAAATTGACCATTGTTACGGTGGATAAAAGTGAAGCTTTTACCGTCACGGCTATAATCCGGACTGACATTGTAGTTGCCTTCAAAAGTGAGGCGCTCGGCATTACCGGATTCCGAATCGGTTACCGGCATGCGATAAATCTGCGGACTGCCGCCGCGATCGGAAGTAAACAGGATGTGCCGCCCATCCGGAGAGAAACTCGGTTCGGTATCGATTCCGGAGCTTCTGCTCAACCTCTGCAAACCGCTGCCATCCGCATTCACCAGGAAAATTTGCGACCCGCCGTGCCCGGACAACACCACGGCCAACTTCTTACCATCGGGAGACCAAGCCGGAGCGCTGTTGCTGCCTTTGAAACTGGCTACCGCTCTCCGTTCGCGCGTCGACAATGTCTGCACATACACGACCGGTTTTTTATTTTCAAAGGAAACATAAGCCAATTGATTGCCATCCGGCGACCATGCGGGTGAAATGATCGGTTCGGTATATTCGATGATCGATTGCGCGTTATGACCATCCGAATCAGCAACCTGCAAGGCATATTTGCTGCCGCGTTTGAGCACGTAGGCGATTCGCGTGCTGAAAACTCCCACATCCCCGGTCAGCGCCTCATAAATGACATCCGCGATGCGATGAGCAGCGGCGCGTAATTGCGTAGTCGGCACAGTAATCGCCAAACCGGTCAATTGTGATTTCTTTGCAACATCCATCAAACGGAATTGTATTTCCACTTGCTCGCTGGAGAGCGCAATCACGCGGCCGATCACCAATGCATTGGCGCCACGATTGGCCCAATCGGCATATACGACTTCCATGGGCACATGCGGCGATAAGCCCGCCGGATCGACCAGCTTGAACAAGCCGGTACGCTGCAAATCGGCACTGATGACGGTCGTAATGCTTTGCTGCAGTTTATTTTCATCGGCAAAAGGAACGATCGCAATCGGGATGCGCGACGCACCGCCGCCAAAAATTTCGATATTCAATTGCGCGTACGAATGTGCGCTGATCAGACATAAAAACAAAATCCACGCACTGCGGATAGACTTGAAGCAATAAGTTGACATAGCAGTTAAGTTTTAGAAAAACACAAAATTACCAGCCGATTATAACAATCATTCACGGTAATGCACGGTAATATTCAAATTGCGGAACTCGTTAAACAATGCAGAATCAGGCGGCAATGGCAGCGGTTTGGACAGAAAGATCGCGCGTTCGACTGCGTTGTCAAAAGACGCGTGTCCGCTGCTTTTACTTAATTTGACATCGAGAATATCCCCGCCCGGAAGCAGGGTGACTCTGAATTCCGCAACCGGATTACCCGGCAAATCCGGCGGCATCACGATTCTGCTCCTTATTTTGGCAAGAATCAGCGCCTTGTACTTGCCGATCTCACTCGTCACCTGATTCTTCGCTGCAGCCTGCTGCGCGGCACGCTGCGCTTCCGCTTCGCGTTGCGACTTGGCTTCCTGCTCACGTTGCCGTTGCGCCGCTAGCTCTTGTTCTTTTTGTTTCTGTAGTTCCTTTTGCTTTTCCAGCGCTTTCTGCTTCTCCGCTTCCTTTTGTTTTGCTAATTCTTTTTGCTTTTCCAGTTCTTTTTGTTTCTCCAATTCTTTCTGCTTTTCTAATTCTTTCTTCTTCTCCAGCTCCTTCTTTTTCTCGAGCTCCTTTTGTTTTTCCTGTTCCTTTAACTTTTCCTGCTCTTTAATTTTCTCTTGTTCCTTTTTCTTTTGCGCTTCCAGATCCGGCTTAGTTTCTTTAACCGGCTCCGGCTTCTCCTTCATTGCGATATCGGGCTTCTTGACGGGTGGCGTCACTGCCGCTTTGGGCGGCGCAGGTTTTACCGGCTCCGGTTTCGGCACCTCGGGCTTAGGCGGTTCCGGCTTTGGTGGCTCGGGTTTTACCGGTTCCGGCTTGGGTGGTTCCGGTTCCTTTAACAGCTCCTGCACAGGCTTAGGCTGCTTCGGCGGAGCTTGCGTTTTTACCGGTTCTTGTACAGGCTTGGGTAATTCGGTCCAGATATCGACAACCATCCCTTCCGGCGGATGATCTTTCCAGCTCACGCCAAAAACCAATAACGCAACAAAAACCAGATGTACCAGCACTGCCAGCACACCCGAGAGTAATGATTTCGGTTCGGAATGGGGAGAATTGCGCAAGACGCTCGCACTCATGACACGTCGTTTATTTCTGCTGAGCCAGCAAGCCTACTTTCTGCACTTGATTTTGCTGCAGAATGTCCATCACCTTAATGACTTCTTCGTAGCGTACATTTTTATCCGCCGCAATCACCACCGGTTGTTCGGCATTCTGCGCCTGTTTTTGCTTGATCGCTTCGATCAATTGTTTACGGTCCACTTTTAGTTCCGTCGCGGACTTTGCACGGTCGCGCAAGGTAAGGCCGCCGTCCGCCTTGATGATCACCTCCAACGGCGCCGCCGGTGTCGCCAGGGATTTGCCGATCTGCGGCAATTCAATTTGTCCGTGATTGATCATTGGCGCCGTGATCATAAAAATGATCAGCAGCACCAGCATCACATCAATGTAGGGCACCACATTGATCTCATTCATTAATCTATGCTTGGCACGACGCGCCATAACAACCTCTCAGTCTTGTTTATTCAGCTGCTCGCCGTTGCAACACATTGGACAACTCTTCCATGAAACTCTCAAAGCGCGTCGCCAGTTGATCGGTTCTGCTGGCGTAGCGGTTGTAGGCAACCACGGCCGGAATCGCCGCGAATAATCCCATTGCGGTGGCAATCAACGCTTCGGCAATCCCTGGCGCGACATGGGCGATGGTCGCTTGGGTGACGCTCGATAAACTGCGGAAGGAATTCATAATGCCCCATACGGTACCGAACAGACCGATGTAAGGACTGACCGATCCGACGGTAGCCAGAAACGACAAATGGGACTCCAGGTAATCCATTTCCCGCTGATAGGTAGCACGCATGGCTCTGCGCGTACTCTCCATCACCGCCTCCAGATCGGAACCGGCAGGATGTTTGGTAAATTCACCAAAACCGGCGGCGAAAATACGTTCCAGGCTGCCTGACTCATAGCGGGAGCTGGTCGTGCGCTGATACAGCGCATTCAAATCGGCGCCGCGCCAGAAAACATCCTCGAAATCATCGGTTTTCTTTATCTCGTAGCGGATGACAAACAATTTGCGGAAAATAAACCACCACGACGACAGCGAAATCATTACCAGAATCAGCATCACCAGTTGCACCAGCACACTGGCGCTACTGATCAAATGCAGAAATGACAAATCTTGTGTTACTGTTGTGCTCATGCGACTTTCCTAATTTTCTCACGTAATGGCGCAGGAATACGCGCTGGTTTGAGCGTTTCCGCGCCGACACACACCACCTGAACCGTGGCATTCACCAGCTTGACATGACTGCAGGTGATTTCCTGCAGTAATGCGATACGGCTCCCGCCGA is part of the Gammaproteobacteria bacterium genome and encodes:
- the tolR gene encoding protein TolR, encoding MARRAKHRLMNEINVVPYIDVMLVLLIIFMITAPMINHGQIELPQIGKSLATPAAPLEVIIKADGGLTLRDRAKSATELKVDRKQLIEAIKQKQAQNAEQPVVIAADKNVRYEEVIKVMDILQQNQVQKVGLLAQQK
- the tolA gene encoding cell envelope integrity protein TolA, with the translated sequence MSASVLRNSPHSEPKSLLSGVLAVLVHLVFVALLVFGVSWKDHPPEGMVVDIWTELPKPVQEPVKTQAPPKQPKPVQELLKEPEPPKPEPVKPEPPKPEPPKPEVPKPEPVKPAPPKAAVTPPVKKPDIAMKEKPEPVKETKPDLEAQKKKEQEKIKEQEKLKEQEKQKELEKKKELEKKKELEKQKELEKQKELEKQKELAKQKEAEKQKALEKQKELQKQKEQELAAQRQREQEAKSQREAEAQRAAQQAAAKNQVTSEIGKYKALILAKIRSRIVMPPDLPGNPVAEFRVTLLPGGDILDVKLSKSSGHASFDNAVERAIFLSKPLPLPPDSALFNEFRNLNITVHYRE
- the tolB gene encoding Tol-Pal system protein TolB; this encodes MSTYCFKSIRSAWILFLCLISAHSYAQLNIEIFGGGASRIPIAIVPFADENKLQQSITTVISADLQRTGLFKLVDPAGLSPHVPMEVVYADWANRGANALVIGRVIALSSEQVEIQFRLMDVAKKSQLTGLAITVPTTQLRAAAHRIADVIYEALTGDVGVFSTRIAYVLKRGSKYALQVADSDGHNAQSIIEYTEPIISPAWSPDGNQLAYVSFENKKPVVYVQTLSTRERRAVASFKGSNSAPAWSPDGKKLAVVLSGHGGSQIFLVNADGSGLQRLSRSSGIDTEPSFSPDGRHILFTSDRGGSPQIYRMPVTDSESGNAERLTFEGNYNVSPDYSRDGKSFTFIHRNNGQFNVAVQEVGSRQVQILTNSKFDESPSFAPNGKMILYATEINGHGILSAVSRDGQTRQHLSVQTGDIREPSWGPLPKWK
- the tolQ gene encoding protein TolQ — protein: MSTTVTQDLSFLHLISSASVLVQLVMLILVMISLSSWWFIFRKLFVIRYEIKKTDDFEDVFWRGADLNALYQRTTSSRYESGSLERIFAAGFGEFTKHPAGSDLEAVMESTRRAMRATYQREMDYLESHLSFLATVGSVSPYIGLFGTVWGIMNSFRSLSSVTQATIAHVAPGIAEALIATAMGLFAAIPAVVAYNRYASRTDQLATRFESFMEELSNVLQRRAAE